Proteins co-encoded in one Arachis hypogaea cultivar Tifrunner chromosome 13, arahy.Tifrunner.gnm2.J5K5, whole genome shotgun sequence genomic window:
- the LOC112733768 gene encoding uncharacterized protein: MTGLLKKHGIIHKVATAYHPQTNGQAEVSNREIKRILEKIVKPHRRDWSSRLGDALWAYCTSYKTPFGMSPFRLVYGKASHLSVEVEYKAYWAVKECNSGLGGDGIERKLQLEELECLRLEAYENSRLYKEKVKAVHDKNIKRREFRARDQVLLYNSRLRLIPGKLRSRWDGPYVVKKVEPYGVVHLSHPSSPTFFKVNGHRLKLYHSMKVKNNKELEIFLLKDLAREED, from the coding sequence ATGACGGGTTTGCTGAAGAAACATGGCATCATTCACAAGGTGGcgacagcttaccatccccaaacgaatggccaagccgaggtgtctaatagGGAGATCAAGCGTATACTGGAGAAGAttgtcaaacctcatagaagggaCTGGAGCTCTAGGCTTGGAGATGCGCTATGGGCCTATTGCACTTCTTACAAGACACCCTTCGGCATGAGTCCATTCCGCCTAGTCTACGGAAAGGCTTCTCACCTTTCGGTAGAGGTGGAATACAAAGCTTACTGGGCTGTGAAGGAATGCAACTCAGGATTGGGAGGAGACGGGATTGAAAGAAAACTACAACTAGAGGAATTGGAGTGCCTTCGACTAGAAGCGTATGAAAACTCAAGGCTCTACAAAGAAAAGGTGAAGGCAGTCCATGACaagaacatcaagagaagagagtttagagCTAGGGATCAAGTCCTTCTCTACAACTCAAGATTGAGGTTAATACCAGGCAAGCTGAGGTCAAGGTGGGATGGACCCTACGTGGTGAAGAAGGTGGAACCATACGGAGTTGTCCACCTAAGCCACCCCTCAAGTCCCACCTTCTTCAAAGTCAATGGTCACCGTTTGAAGCTGTATCATAGTATGAAGGTGAAGAAcaacaaggagctggagatcttcctcttgaaggatcTAGCAAGGGAAGAGGACTGA